From the Burkholderia ubonensis genome, one window contains:
- a CDS encoding MFS transporter has product MSTDSASTPRSGFAVTLQIVSVVCFTFICYLTIGLPLAVLPGFVHDELGFSAIVAGAAISVQYFATLASRPLAGRFADTLGPKQTVMRGLIGCGVSGVLLLVALLLAHWPAASLVLLVASRLVLGVGESLCGTGAILWGIGRVGIAHNAKVISWNGIATYGALALGAPVGVAIAHALNPALIGVIVIALAALGYALARLIAAVPVVHGERMSYASVFTRVLPHGLGLALGSAGFGSIATFVTLYYAARHWPNAALSLTVFGTLFIGARLLFANTIKTYGGFRVAIVSFAFEAAGLLLLWLAPVPHVALVGAALTGFGFALIFPALGVEAVALVPPASRGAALSAYSVFLDLSLGITGPLAGYVAGAFGYPQVFLFAALASLASAAGVALSALLYQRQARVAGSGAAA; this is encoded by the coding sequence ATGTCCACCGATTCCGCCTCAACGCCGCGCAGCGGGTTCGCCGTCACGCTGCAAATCGTCTCCGTCGTCTGCTTCACGTTCATCTGCTACCTGACCATCGGCCTGCCGCTCGCGGTGCTGCCGGGCTTCGTCCACGATGAACTCGGCTTCTCGGCGATCGTCGCGGGCGCGGCGATCAGCGTCCAGTATTTCGCGACGCTCGCGTCGCGGCCGCTCGCCGGGCGCTTCGCCGATACGCTCGGCCCGAAGCAGACGGTCATGCGCGGGCTGATCGGCTGCGGCGTGTCAGGCGTGCTGCTGCTCGTCGCGCTGCTGCTCGCGCACTGGCCCGCCGCGAGCCTCGTGCTGCTGGTCGCGAGCCGGCTCGTGCTGGGCGTCGGCGAGAGCCTGTGCGGCACCGGCGCGATCCTGTGGGGGATCGGCCGCGTCGGCATTGCGCACAACGCGAAGGTGATCTCGTGGAACGGCATCGCGACCTACGGCGCGCTCGCGCTCGGCGCGCCGGTCGGCGTGGCGATCGCGCATGCGCTGAACCCGGCGCTGATCGGCGTGATCGTGATTGCGCTCGCCGCGCTCGGCTACGCTCTCGCGCGCCTGATCGCCGCGGTGCCGGTCGTGCACGGCGAACGGATGTCGTATGCGAGCGTGTTCACCCGCGTGCTGCCGCACGGCCTCGGCCTCGCGCTCGGCTCGGCCGGCTTCGGCTCGATCGCGACGTTCGTCACGCTGTACTACGCGGCGCGCCACTGGCCGAACGCCGCGCTGTCGCTGACCGTGTTCGGCACGCTGTTCATCGGCGCGCGCCTGCTGTTCGCGAACACGATCAAGACCTACGGCGGCTTCCGCGTCGCGATCGTGTCGTTCGCGTTCGAAGCCGCCGGGCTGCTGCTGCTGTGGCTCGCGCCAGTGCCGCACGTCGCGCTGGTCGGCGCCGCGCTGACCGGCTTCGGCTTCGCGCTGATCTTCCCCGCGCTCGGCGTCGAGGCGGTCGCGCTCGTGCCGCCCGCGAGCCGCGGCGCGGCGCTGTCCGCGTATTCGGTGTTCCTCGACCTGTCGCTCGGCATCACCGGGCCGCTTGCGGGCTACGTCGCCGGCGCGTTCGGCTATCCGCAGGTGTTCCTGTTCGCCGCGCTCGCATCGCTCGCATCGGCGGCCGGCGTCGCGCTGTCGGCGCTGCTGTACCAGCGGCAGGCGCGCGTCGCGGGGAGCGGCGCGGCGGCCTGA
- a CDS encoding DMT family transporter, with translation MNLSLYIVTVLIWGTTWIAIKWQLGSVPPPVSIAWRFWLAAAVMFMLLRAMRRPILPPRDAWRYLAAQGFALFCLNFLCFYYAERVVPSGLVAVIFSTAPLLNSINGRLFMGRALRPSAVAGALLGLTGIACLFWQQMAGHLDDHATWIGLAIAFAGTLCFSAGNLLSSRMQSMGLHPFATNGWAMLIGATILTVGSAAAGLPFALDPSPRYLGALVYLAVPGSVIGFTAYLTLVGRIGPERAAYCTVLFPIVALAVSTVFEGYQWSPLAVAGLLLVLAGNLVAFDLARRLFPRMA, from the coding sequence ATGAATCTTTCGCTCTACATCGTCACCGTGCTGATCTGGGGCACGACCTGGATCGCAATCAAGTGGCAGCTCGGCAGCGTGCCGCCGCCCGTGTCGATCGCGTGGCGCTTCTGGCTCGCGGCGGCGGTCATGTTCATGCTGCTGCGCGCGATGCGCCGGCCGATCCTGCCGCCGCGCGACGCGTGGCGCTACCTCGCCGCGCAGGGCTTCGCGCTGTTCTGCCTGAACTTCCTGTGCTTCTACTATGCGGAGCGGGTCGTGCCGAGCGGGCTCGTCGCGGTGATCTTCTCGACCGCGCCGCTCCTGAACTCGATCAACGGCCGGCTGTTCATGGGCCGAGCGCTGCGGCCGTCCGCGGTGGCCGGCGCGCTGCTCGGCCTGACCGGCATCGCGTGCCTGTTCTGGCAGCAGATGGCGGGCCATCTGGACGACCACGCGACCTGGATCGGGCTCGCGATCGCATTCGCCGGCACGCTGTGCTTCTCGGCGGGCAACCTGCTGTCGAGCCGGATGCAGTCGATGGGACTTCATCCGTTCGCGACCAACGGCTGGGCGATGCTGATCGGCGCGACGATCCTGACCGTCGGCAGCGCCGCGGCCGGGCTGCCGTTCGCGCTCGATCCGAGCCCGCGCTATCTCGGCGCGCTCGTCTATCTGGCCGTGCCGGGCTCGGTGATCGGCTTCACCGCCTACCTGACCCTCGTCGGCCGCATCGGGCCGGAGCGGGCCGCCTATTGCACGGTGCTGTTCCCGATCGTCGCGCTGGCCGTGTCGACGGTGTTCGAGGGCTACCAGTGGTCGCCGCTGGCGGTGGCGGGCCTGCTGCTGGTGCTGGCCGGCAACCTGGTCGCGTTCGACCTGGCGCGGCGGCTGTTCCCGCGCATGGCGTGA